In Gimesia benthica, a single window of DNA contains:
- a CDS encoding DUF1501 domain-containing protein: MQNMTDQLTMQVNRRSFLRQNTAGVGLAALATLLTESQTDILQAAESKPAVSSGLHFPARAKRVIYLSQSGAPSQLDLLDYKPGLKKFHKTELPDSIRQGQRLTGMTSGQKSFPIAASMFKFAQQGEAGTWMSELLPHTAKIADEICVVKSLFTEAINHDPAITFLQTGSIQAGRPSMGSWISYGLGSENRDLPTFVALTSGAGGQPLYDRLWGSGFLPTKHQGVKFRRSSDPVLFLSNPPGIDSELRREMLDELGTLNRIALEEKGDPEIATRISQYELAFRMQTSVPELADLSQESAETFALYGEQAKQPGTYAANCLLARRLAERGVRFIQLYHRGWDHHLNLPSKIKQLTGETDQATAALILDLKQRGMLDDTLVVWAGEFGRTVYCQGTLTASNYGRDHHPRCFTVWAAGGGMKPGMTYGATDDFSYNITENPLPVHDLNATILHCLGIDHKKLTFKFQGRDYRLTDVHGNVAQPLLS; the protein is encoded by the coding sequence ATGCAGAACATGACAGATCAACTGACAATGCAGGTCAATCGCCGGTCATTTCTGCGCCAGAACACCGCCGGTGTGGGGCTGGCAGCGCTCGCGACGTTGCTTACGGAATCACAGACAGACATTTTGCAGGCGGCTGAATCGAAGCCGGCTGTCAGCAGCGGTCTGCACTTCCCCGCACGGGCGAAACGGGTGATCTACCTGAGTCAGTCGGGGGCACCTTCGCAGCTCGATCTGTTGGACTATAAACCGGGACTGAAGAAATTTCACAAGACAGAACTCCCAGATTCGATCCGCCAGGGCCAGCGGCTGACGGGGATGACTTCCGGCCAGAAGAGCTTTCCGATTGCAGCCTCGATGTTCAAGTTCGCCCAGCAGGGAGAAGCTGGTACCTGGATGAGTGAACTGCTGCCTCACACCGCGAAAATTGCCGACGAGATCTGCGTGGTCAAATCGCTGTTCACCGAAGCCATCAACCACGACCCCGCGATCACGTTTCTGCAGACCGGCAGTATTCAGGCGGGACGCCCCAGTATGGGTTCCTGGATATCTTATGGACTGGGGAGCGAGAACCGGGATTTGCCGACGTTTGTGGCACTCACTTCCGGAGCGGGCGGACAGCCTCTGTATGATCGTCTATGGGGAAGCGGATTTCTGCCCACGAAACATCAGGGGGTGAAGTTCCGACGTTCCAGTGATCCGGTGCTGTTTCTCTCGAATCCGCCGGGGATCGACTCCGAGCTGCGACGCGAGATGCTGGATGAACTGGGGACGCTGAATCGGATTGCGCTCGAGGAAAAAGGCGATCCCGAAATCGCGACTCGCATCTCCCAGTACGAACTTGCGTTTCGGATGCAGACCTCGGTTCCAGAACTGGCCGATCTGTCGCAGGAATCAGCCGAGACCTTTGCGCTGTATGGAGAACAGGCGAAACAACCGGGCACGTACGCCGCGAACTGTCTACTGGCCCGGCGGCTCGCCGAACGGGGTGTGCGGTTCATTCAACTGTATCACCGGGGCTGGGATCATCATCTTAATCTGCCGAGTAAGATCAAACAGCTGACCGGAGAGACCGATCAGGCGACGGCGGCGTTGATTCTCGATCTGAAACAACGGGGAATGCTGGATGACACGCTGGTGGTCTGGGCGGGAGAATTTGGTCGGACCGTTTACTGCCAGGGGACGCTCACCGCGTCGAATTATGGCCGCGATCATCACCCGCGGTGTTTCACGGTCTGGGCTGCGGGCGGCGGTATGAAGCCCGGGATGACCTACGGGGCGACCGACGATTTCAGTTATAACATCACCGAAAACCCGCTGCCCGTGCATGACTTGAATGCGACGATCCTGCACTGCCTGGGAATTGATCACAAAAAACTCACGTTCAAATTCCAGGGCCGCGACTACCGCCTGACCGACGTGCATGGAAACGTGGCGCAGCCGCTGTTGAGTTAA
- a CDS encoding SGNH/GDSL hydrolase family protein, translated as MHLSCLKLLTAGLFLFTALFSSQAAPPAYHAVKAEQVKPRQGLGNVLQKLQQGKEVNVAYLGGSITAANGWRVKTTRWLKEAFPKAKIHEIHAAIGGTGSDLGVFRLQRDVLDHKPDLVFVEFAVNDGGRQPEAIWDSMDGIVRQIWQANPQTDICFVYTFRVNYEKELREGECPRAASAMELLADHYGIPSINVALKIAELEQQGKLKYQSDKPLADGIIQFSKDGVHPLDQGHEIYTEVIADAIQKMETDSQPVDHADKLKQPFVKSHWTNAKMIPLEPSVLTGNWKKLPADNILQKRFGNRMGQIWEADEPGSRITFRFRGTQAALYDLLGPDGGQVLITVDGKPSQKPVARFDSYCTYHRISTLRLAQNLDPNQVHTVTVEIHPEQPDRTPVAFRLKNPDEELKSPKYQGTHIRVGQIMLRGELVP; from the coding sequence ATGCATCTGTCCTGTTTGAAGCTGCTCACAGCTGGACTCTTCCTCTTCACCGCTCTGTTTTCAAGCCAGGCTGCTCCGCCTGCTTACCACGCCGTCAAAGCCGAACAGGTGAAACCCCGTCAGGGCCTCGGCAATGTGCTTCAGAAACTGCAGCAGGGAAAAGAAGTCAACGTCGCCTATCTCGGTGGCTCCATCACCGCAGCCAATGGCTGGCGCGTCAAAACGACCAGGTGGCTCAAGGAAGCATTCCCCAAAGCGAAGATTCACGAGATCCACGCCGCCATCGGGGGAACGGGCAGTGACCTGGGTGTCTTTCGACTCCAGCGCGATGTCCTCGATCACAAACCCGATCTGGTTTTCGTCGAATTCGCCGTCAATGACGGGGGACGTCAACCCGAGGCCATCTGGGACTCGATGGATGGCATCGTGCGACAGATCTGGCAGGCAAATCCGCAGACCGATATCTGCTTCGTCTATACCTTCCGCGTGAACTACGAAAAGGAACTCCGCGAGGGAGAATGCCCGCGGGCCGCTTCCGCCATGGAACTCCTGGCCGACCATTACGGCATCCCGTCCATCAATGTCGCCCTCAAAATTGCCGAACTGGAACAGCAGGGAAAACTCAAGTACCAGTCCGATAAACCGCTGGCAGACGGCATCATCCAGTTCTCCAAAGATGGTGTTCACCCACTGGACCAGGGACACGAAATCTACACCGAAGTCATTGCCGACGCCATCCAGAAAATGGAAACAGACTCTCAACCAGTCGACCATGCCGACAAGCTGAAACAGCCTTTCGTCAAAAGCCACTGGACCAATGCCAAGATGATTCCCCTCGAACCATCCGTGCTTACCGGCAACTGGAAGAAGCTGCCCGCTGACAATATCCTGCAGAAACGCTTCGGCAATCGCATGGGACAGATCTGGGAAGCCGACGAACCCGGCAGTCGTATTACCTTCCGCTTCCGCGGAACCCAGGCAGCCCTCTACGACCTGCTCGGCCCAGACGGGGGACAGGTGCTGATCACCGTTGACGGCAAGCCGAGCCAGAAACCGGTGGCCCGCTTTGACAGCTACTGTACCTACCATCGAATTTCGACGCTTCGACTGGCACAGAATCTGGATCCGAACCAGGTTCATACCGTGACCGTTGAAATTCATCCCGAACAGCCAGACCGTACGCCGGTCGCATTTCGCCTCAAAAACCCGGATGAAGAATTAAAATCTCCCAAATACCAGGGAACCCACATTCGCGTTGGTCAGATTATGCTCCGTG
- a CDS encoding iron-containing alcohol dehydrogenase, which produces MHYDFFAPPQIHFGWDRFQEAGTLAASLGSRALIISGSRSLETNGVLDELKSLLSRAGISSEHIRTISHEPEVTDVDQVTNILQHHTLGAGDFLIGIGGGSGIDLAKACAAMITNRESETVLDYLEGVGQGLQLKAKPLPLMAIPTTAGTGSEATKNAVISSYAPAFKKSLRSPEMIPDIILCDPKLACSVPPEITARTGMDAITQLLESYISCRAQPIPQALSLQGLKLAIPALPQAVADGNSRTGRESMAHAALLSGIALANSGLGMAHGVAPALGTHCRIPHGLACAVMLPSTLKANRSVCETQYADIARHLDPGLSLSDADAADSLIQQIEALNASIDIPATLSELGVTREQIPALVADSRGNSMRGNPREISDDELTGILQDLL; this is translated from the coding sequence ATGCACTATGATTTCTTTGCTCCCCCGCAGATTCATTTTGGCTGGGATCGTTTCCAGGAAGCAGGCACCCTGGCCGCATCCCTGGGCAGTCGGGCACTGATTATCTCCGGTTCGCGTTCCCTGGAAACTAACGGCGTGCTTGACGAATTGAAGTCGCTGCTCTCCCGCGCGGGCATCTCCAGCGAACACATCCGTACGATCTCACATGAACCGGAAGTAACCGACGTCGACCAGGTCACCAACATCCTCCAGCACCATACCCTGGGTGCAGGGGACTTTCTCATCGGCATCGGCGGTGGTTCCGGCATCGACCTTGCCAAAGCGTGTGCCGCGATGATCACCAACCGGGAAAGCGAAACCGTGCTCGATTACCTCGAAGGGGTCGGGCAGGGGCTGCAACTCAAAGCAAAACCGCTCCCTTTAATGGCAATTCCCACTACGGCAGGCACAGGCAGCGAAGCCACCAAGAACGCAGTCATCTCCAGCTACGCCCCCGCTTTCAAGAAGAGCCTGCGTTCTCCCGAAATGATTCCCGACATTATCCTCTGTGATCCGAAGCTGGCCTGTTCGGTGCCCCCCGAAATCACCGCCCGCACCGGCATGGATGCCATCACCCAGTTACTGGAAAGCTACATTTCCTGCCGTGCGCAGCCCATCCCCCAGGCACTCAGTCTGCAGGGTCTGAAGCTGGCCATCCCCGCCTTGCCTCAAGCTGTCGCAGATGGCAACTCCCGCACGGGTCGCGAGAGCATGGCTCACGCCGCCCTGCTGTCCGGCATCGCACTCGCGAACTCCGGACTGGGCATGGCACACGGCGTCGCCCCCGCCCTGGGAACCCATTGTCGCATTCCGCACGGCCTGGCCTGTGCCGTCATGCTGCCCTCGACGCTCAAAGCCAACCGCAGTGTCTGTGAAACGCAATACGCGGACATCGCCCGCCACCTCGATCCCGGACTCTCCCTCTCAGATGCGGACGCCGCCGATTCCCTGATTCAGCAGATCGAAGCCTTAAATGCCAGTATCGATATTCCCGCGACTCTATCAGAACTGGGCGTCACACGCGAACAGATTCCCGCACTCGTCGCTGATTCCCGGGGCAACAGCATGCGGGGCAATCCGCGCGAAATCTCCGACGATGAACTGACCGGTATCCTGCAGGATCTTTTGTAA
- a CDS encoding ArnT family glycosyltransferase has translation MSSKPALSTNTLVGLLLIWGSPFLLAGLILQQTAAFRNSKSATFDETYYLSTALKTVHQGFLDTRISGEGVAPLPIMMDYLPVVWNEEGSLRENPWGSYEKDSTYIRRARRLNSILVGIPTMLLVYCWLYRRRGYLAALLGGALITFSPTMEAHFSLATTDSCFTLMALIALATLVHYWKQPGGWNLFWVALAVSVAISAKYSGILLLPCTLLVVGLVALQKWTSFSKAAVWSLTKRVTLVFGVFLLMFVPLTWALHLFSFTGPLKNVPYAETPDYSPWVKMLGRGPTAQKIMEIAHNDIKRPAPFAGVLFQFQHNEAGHDAYLMGELSKGGWWYFFPLAWLWKSTPVELLLTVISLCLLPFLWGDLKRLVRPASAPVSELPEEEEQQTDVDTPTSHAPLIWVLAVVVFMGMSLTSRLNLGQRYLLLLYPLLCLFSIDQMWRWFEGKRVLLVTLSVALIGFQVQSIVSVQPDYLSYFNDGIGGPRAGHKYLLDSNLDWGQDLPALKKIMDELPLEDQKNSLIYYFGTARPDLYGIKAVHIRDHHTVDPDQLKYMIISANHLQGLYAHGDDPCAEFRKLEPFKMANYSIYVFDLQSLEAKKALKKCLKIYQDHMDEQEKE, from the coding sequence ATGAGCTCAAAACCGGCCCTCTCCACAAATACTCTGGTGGGACTCCTTCTGATCTGGGGATCTCCCTTTCTACTGGCCGGGCTGATCCTGCAGCAGACCGCTGCGTTTCGCAATTCCAAAAGTGCAACCTTTGATGAAACCTACTATCTGAGCACCGCTCTGAAGACGGTTCATCAAGGGTTTCTGGATACACGGATCAGTGGGGAAGGCGTCGCACCGCTGCCGATCATGATGGACTACCTGCCGGTCGTCTGGAATGAAGAGGGCAGCCTGCGTGAGAATCCCTGGGGGAGCTATGAGAAAGATTCCACGTATATTCGACGCGCCAGGCGACTCAATTCAATTCTGGTGGGAATACCGACGATGCTGCTGGTGTACTGCTGGCTGTACCGACGCCGGGGTTATCTGGCGGCCCTGCTGGGAGGCGCGCTGATTACCTTTTCCCCGACGATGGAAGCTCACTTTTCCCTGGCCACGACGGATTCCTGTTTTACACTGATGGCGCTGATTGCACTGGCGACGCTGGTCCATTACTGGAAACAACCCGGCGGCTGGAATCTGTTCTGGGTTGCTCTGGCCGTTTCTGTGGCGATCTCCGCGAAGTACTCGGGGATTTTGCTGCTGCCTTGTACGTTGTTGGTTGTTGGTCTGGTCGCTTTGCAGAAATGGACCTCATTTTCCAAAGCGGCAGTCTGGTCTCTGACGAAACGGGTCACACTGGTCTTTGGAGTGTTTCTGCTCATGTTCGTTCCGCTGACCTGGGCGCTGCATTTGTTCTCGTTCACGGGACCTTTGAAAAACGTGCCTTATGCCGAAACCCCCGATTACTCTCCCTGGGTCAAGATGCTCGGTCGGGGCCCGACGGCTCAGAAGATTATGGAAATCGCACACAATGATATTAAACGGCCTGCTCCCTTTGCGGGGGTGTTGTTTCAGTTCCAGCATAACGAGGCAGGCCATGATGCCTATCTGATGGGTGAACTCTCTAAGGGTGGCTGGTGGTATTTCTTCCCCCTGGCCTGGCTCTGGAAAAGTACACCCGTGGAACTGCTGTTAACGGTGATCAGCCTGTGCCTGCTCCCCTTTCTGTGGGGCGATCTGAAACGGCTGGTGAGGCCTGCCTCCGCTCCTGTTTCTGAACTTCCCGAAGAGGAAGAACAGCAGACCGATGTTGACACACCAACGAGCCACGCGCCCCTGATCTGGGTGCTGGCTGTGGTGGTCTTTATGGGGATGTCTTTGACCAGCCGCTTGAATCTGGGACAACGTTACCTGCTGCTCCTCTATCCCCTGTTGTGTCTGTTCAGCATCGATCAGATGTGGCGCTGGTTTGAGGGAAAGCGGGTACTGCTGGTCACATTGTCCGTGGCCTTGATCGGTTTTCAGGTGCAGTCCATCGTTTCAGTTCAACCCGACTATCTGTCCTACTTCAATGATGGAATTGGCGGACCTCGTGCGGGGCACAAATACCTGCTGGATTCAAACCTCGACTGGGGTCAGGACCTGCCTGCTCTGAAGAAGATTATGGACGAGTTGCCGCTCGAAGATCAGAAGAACTCATTGATTTACTACTTCGGAACCGCCCGACCAGATCTGTACGGGATTAAAGCAGTTCACATCCGCGACCATCATACTGTTGATCCAGACCAGTTGAAATACATGATTATCTCGGCGAATCATCTACAGGGACTATATGCGCATGGGGACGATCCTTGTGCTGAATTCCGGAAGTTGGAACCATTCAAAATGGCCAACTATTCGATTTACGTCTTTGATCTGCAGAGTCTGGAAGCGAAAAAGGCCCTGAAAAAGTGCCTGAAAATTTATCAGGACCACATGGACGAGCAGGAGAAAGAATAG
- a CDS encoding glutathione peroxidase, protein MRSLTTMTLLASMLALTCSTLIAGQDDKKSVPPVLDRTMKSLDGKDVDLSKYKGKVLLIVNTASKCGATPQYKDLQSLHEKYKDKGLVVLGFPCNQFGAQEPGTSVQISEFCTKNYGVTFDMFNKIDVNGKDADPLYKYLTSQNTKPKSSGPISWNFEKFVIGRDGDIAARFPTRTNPQSKEVVSTIEAELQQK, encoded by the coding sequence ATGAGAAGCCTCACGACCATGACCCTGCTGGCAAGCATGCTGGCACTGACCTGTTCCACTCTGATTGCCGGTCAGGATGATAAGAAATCCGTTCCCCCCGTACTCGATCGCACCATGAAGTCGCTGGACGGCAAAGATGTTGATCTGAGCAAGTACAAGGGCAAAGTTCTGCTGATCGTCAACACCGCCAGCAAATGCGGCGCGACTCCCCAGTACAAAGATCTGCAGTCACTGCACGAAAAATACAAAGACAAAGGACTGGTCGTCCTCGGTTTCCCCTGCAACCAGTTTGGTGCCCAGGAGCCCGGAACCTCAGTGCAGATTTCTGAATTCTGCACCAAGAACTACGGCGTCACCTTCGACATGTTCAACAAGATTGACGTCAACGGTAAAGACGCTGACCCTCTCTACAAGTATCTGACCTCGCAGAACACCAAGCCAAAATCCTCCGGTCCTATCAGCTGGAACTTTGAAAAGTTCGTGATCGGCCGTGACGGCGATATCGCTGCCCGCTTCCCGACTCGCACCAATCCGCAGTCCAAAGAAGTCGTCTCCACGATCGAAGCAGAACTGCAGCAGAAGTAA
- a CDS encoding FHA domain-containing protein: MKIHLISDHPDLPDIEVSVDELPVVMGRSNNCDLRVLDPMMSRQQCELTFLNNSVRVRDLESTNGTMVNSETVHEAPLYPGDILTIGMANYVISYYDGEGQESFEESYFSENPV, encoded by the coding sequence ATGAAAATTCATCTTATCAGTGATCATCCCGATTTACCGGATATCGAGGTCAGTGTTGATGAGTTACCCGTTGTAATGGGAAGAAGTAACAATTGTGATCTGCGTGTGCTGGATCCGATGATGAGCCGCCAGCAGTGTGAATTGACCTTCTTGAACAACTCCGTTCGCGTACGTGACCTGGAATCGACCAACGGTACGATGGTGAACTCGGAAACCGTGCATGAAGCTCCCCTCTACCCGGGCGATATTCTGACCATCGGAATGGCCAACTATGTCATCAGTTACTATGATGGCGAAGGTCAGGAAAGTTTCGAAGAGAGCTATTTCTCCGAGAACCCGGTTTAA
- a CDS encoding NUDIX hydrolase — translation MSHSEELFDVVDADDRVLEQLPRSVVHARKLLHRAANIFVFNSRGELLLQYRAATKDEYPLTYTSSASGHLSAGEDYAESARREMQEEIGITTPLERLAKFPGTPHNAYEHTVLFRTVSDGPFTFDPVEIERAEFFKLADIERMLDENAEGFTPPFRQLFRWYRACYRD, via the coding sequence ATGTCTCACTCTGAAGAACTGTTTGATGTTGTTGATGCGGACGACCGGGTCTTGGAACAACTGCCCCGCTCGGTCGTACACGCCCGCAAGCTCCTGCATCGTGCCGCAAATATTTTTGTCTTCAATTCCCGCGGAGAACTGCTGCTGCAGTATCGCGCCGCGACCAAAGACGAGTATCCCCTGACCTACACTTCCTCCGCTTCCGGTCATCTGAGTGCCGGCGAGGATTATGCCGAATCGGCTCGACGTGAGATGCAGGAGGAGATCGGCATCACGACACCCCTGGAGCGACTGGCGAAATTTCCCGGAACACCCCATAACGCTTATGAGCATACGGTGCTGTTTCGCACCGTTTCCGATGGCCCCTTCACGTTTGATCCGGTTGAGATTGAACGCGCTGAATTTTTCAAGCTGGCTGACATCGAACGTATGCTGGATGAAAACGCGGAAGGTTTCACGCCCCCTTTCAGGCAGCTCTTTCGCTGGTACCGTGCCTGTTACCGGGATTGA
- a CDS encoding DUF1553 domain-containing protein, with product MIRLRLPGLVCAAGLLGLFLTGSSSVRGGEIEFNRDVRPILSDLCFQCHGPDASQRQAELRLDQESGLLGTTADPGVVLPGNAAESELFKRLLTTDLELVMPPPSSEKQITADQIDTIKRWIDAGARWQKHWAFIPPRRPEIPQVRQQAWVRNPIDAFVLARLEAEGLKPSPAADRSTLLRRLSLDLTGLPPALAEQDAFFQDESPEAYERRVDRLLASPHYGERMALEWLDAARFADTSGYQTDGERHMWRWREWVINAFNSNKSFDQFTIEQLAGDLLPNPTLDQLVATGFNRNHRANSEGGIIFDEYLLEYAVDRVETTGTVWLGLTVGCARCHEHKYDPVSQKEFYQLIAFFNNIPERGRVIKYGNAAPFVKAPTAAQQQKLEALNQQISELERKLKSAEPELKSLQKQWEAKQPSADLELKYPQQHLAYRIDFNGELKLQVIGKQQMDYYANRTNASSDVERYDRDGSTSQAQFEPTAEGQALKLNGSEQHEVKELREPQGVKLDGQKPVHLKGDAKPILSDKDPFSVVFQVNPAQPDGTILASLTPKQDESGFRIFLEAGRLQINMGPRWLDDAVLLAARDKLELNRWSHVVLTYAGNSQARDFQLYVNGEPHELEVKLDYLTGGFAFPAPFVFGAYHDRDYFRGLVDDFRIYRTQLTSDWVTLDLVRESVPEILKIPVNKRSAAQQLKVTRYFMTYRAPTEYRLAFFNLRSLKEKQFALERRLPTSMVMREQDEKQPTFVLMRGEYDKPGEQVSADIPASLGTLSADLPRNRLGLARWLVDPANPLTARVIVNRYWQMYFGNGLVKTTEDFGSQGSWPTHPELLDWLATEFIRTGWDVKRLQKLIVTSATYRQSSHVLPALLKADPENRLLARAARLRLPAEMIRDQALSVSGLLRPEIGGPSVKPYQPQGVWKEIASQIYEPGTGADLYRRSMYTYWKRTVPPPTMATFDAPSRETCIVKRSRTNTPLQALALLNDVTYVEASRKLAERMLKQKVQAPAERIRFAMRVVLAREPSERELAIFLKGWEHYHSRFAAQPEAARKFLDVGESRSAIQYDPAEHAAYTVIASLILNLDETINRE from the coding sequence GTGATAAGACTGCGATTGCCGGGACTGGTTTGCGCTGCGGGCCTGCTCGGATTATTTCTGACGGGCTCGTCCTCTGTACGCGGAGGCGAGATCGAGTTTAACCGCGATGTGCGGCCGATCCTTTCCGATCTCTGCTTTCAGTGTCACGGCCCCGATGCCTCTCAACGCCAGGCCGAACTGCGGCTCGATCAGGAGAGCGGTCTCCTGGGCACTACGGCTGACCCGGGAGTGGTGCTTCCCGGAAACGCGGCTGAGAGTGAATTATTCAAACGGCTGCTGACGACTGACCTGGAACTGGTAATGCCTCCACCGTCGTCCGAGAAGCAGATCACTGCAGACCAGATCGATACCATCAAACGCTGGATCGATGCGGGTGCCCGCTGGCAGAAACACTGGGCCTTTATTCCGCCCCGACGTCCCGAGATTCCCCAGGTCAGGCAGCAGGCCTGGGTGCGTAATCCCATCGATGCATTCGTGTTGGCACGGCTGGAAGCAGAGGGGTTGAAACCCTCTCCTGCAGCCGATCGATCAACGCTGCTCCGCCGACTGAGCCTGGATCTGACCGGTCTCCCCCCTGCCCTGGCTGAGCAGGACGCGTTTTTTCAGGATGAGTCTCCTGAAGCTTACGAACGCCGGGTAGATCGTCTGCTGGCCTCACCCCATTATGGCGAGCGGATGGCGCTGGAGTGGCTCGATGCGGCCCGCTTTGCTGATACCAGCGGTTATCAGACCGACGGGGAACGGCATATGTGGCGCTGGCGCGAATGGGTGATCAATGCATTCAACAGCAATAAGTCTTTTGATCAGTTTACCATCGAACAGCTGGCCGGGGATCTGCTGCCGAACCCTACGCTGGATCAACTGGTTGCCACCGGTTTCAATCGCAATCATCGAGCCAATTCCGAGGGGGGAATCATCTTTGATGAATACCTGCTGGAATACGCGGTCGATCGGGTCGAGACCACGGGGACGGTCTGGCTGGGACTGACGGTGGGATGCGCCCGCTGTCACGAGCACAAGTACGATCCAGTTTCGCAGAAAGAGTTTTACCAGTTGATCGCCTTTTTCAATAACATTCCCGAACGGGGTCGTGTAATCAAATATGGTAATGCGGCCCCCTTCGTGAAAGCACCGACTGCTGCCCAACAGCAGAAACTGGAAGCATTGAATCAGCAGATCAGCGAACTGGAACGGAAGCTCAAGTCCGCAGAGCCAGAGTTGAAGAGTCTGCAGAAACAATGGGAAGCGAAGCAGCCTTCAGCCGACCTGGAGCTCAAATATCCGCAGCAGCACCTGGCCTACCGGATTGACTTTAACGGCGAGCTGAAGCTGCAGGTCATCGGTAAACAACAGATGGATTACTATGCAAACCGGACCAACGCTTCAAGTGATGTGGAGAGATACGATCGGGATGGATCGACCAGTCAGGCCCAATTCGAGCCGACTGCAGAAGGACAGGCGCTGAAACTCAATGGCTCCGAACAGCATGAAGTTAAAGAGTTGAGAGAGCCACAGGGTGTCAAACTGGATGGTCAAAAGCCTGTCCATTTGAAAGGGGACGCGAAGCCGATTTTGAGTGACAAAGATCCGTTCTCGGTCGTCTTTCAGGTCAACCCTGCGCAGCCAGACGGGACGATTCTGGCATCACTGACACCGAAGCAGGATGAGAGCGGTTTTCGGATCTTTCTGGAAGCCGGACGACTGCAGATCAACATGGGGCCGCGTTGGCTCGACGATGCGGTATTATTGGCAGCCCGCGACAAGCTCGAACTGAACCGTTGGTCGCATGTGGTTCTCACCTATGCGGGGAATTCACAGGCACGCGACTTCCAGCTGTATGTCAATGGAGAGCCACACGAACTGGAAGTCAAACTCGACTATCTGACCGGCGGGTTTGCGTTTCCTGCGCCGTTTGTGTTTGGGGCCTATCACGATCGCGATTACTTTCGCGGGCTGGTTGACGATTTCCGAATCTACCGAACGCAGCTGACTTCAGACTGGGTGACCCTCGACCTGGTGCGAGAGTCGGTCCCCGAAATCCTGAAGATTCCTGTTAACAAACGAAGTGCAGCCCAGCAGCTGAAAGTGACACGCTATTTCATGACATATCGGGCGCCGACGGAATACCGTCTCGCTTTCTTTAATTTGCGGTCTCTGAAAGAAAAACAGTTTGCCCTGGAACGTCGTCTGCCAACCAGCATGGTGATGCGGGAGCAGGACGAAAAGCAGCCCACTTTCGTGCTCATGCGAGGTGAATACGACAAACCGGGCGAGCAGGTCTCTGCCGACATTCCGGCCAGCCTGGGAACGTTGTCCGCCGACCTGCCCCGCAATCGATTGGGGCTGGCCCGCTGGCTCGTCGATCCGGCGAATCCGTTGACGGCCCGGGTGATCGTGAACCGCTACTGGCAGATGTATTTCGGGAATGGCCTGGTCAAGACAACCGAAGACTTCGGTTCCCAGGGTTCCTGGCCAACACATCCCGAACTGCTCGACTGGCTGGCGACCGAGTTCATTCGCACCGGCTGGGATGTAAAACGACTGCAGAAACTGATTGTCACATCCGCGACTTATCGGCAGTCATCGCATGTCTTGCCTGCCCTGTTGAAAGCGGATCCCGAGAACCGACTGCTGGCGCGGGCGGCCCGATTGCGATTGCCTGCGGAGATGATTCGCGATCAGGCCTTGTCTGTCTCCGGTCTGCTCCGTCCCGAGATCGGCGGTCCTTCGGTCAAACCCTATCAACCTCAAGGAGTCTGGAAGGAGATCGCCAGTCAGATCTATGAGCCGGGAACCGGAGCCGATCTGTATCGCCGGAGTATGTATACCTACTGGAAACGCACCGTGCCTCCCCCGACGATGGCGACCTTCGATGCCCCGTCTCGCGAGACCTGCATCGTCAAACGTTCGCGGACCAATACGCCTCTACAGGCCCTGGCGCTGCTCAACGATGTGACGTATGTCGAAGCGTCCCGCAAGCTGGCCGAGCGGATGCTCAAACAGAAAGTCCAGGCGCCGGCGGAACGGATTCGTTTCGCGATGCGGGTCGTGCTGGCGCGTGAGCCGAGCGAACGCGAGCTGGCTATCTTCCTTAAAGGCTGGGAGCATTATCACAGCCGATTCGCAGCCCAGCCTGAAGCGGCGCGGAAGTTCCTCGACGTGGGTGAGTCGCGGTCGGCGATTCAGTACGACCCTGCGGAGCACGCGGCTTACACGGTGATTGCCAGTCTGATATTAAACCTGGATGAGACCATTAACAGGGAATAA